In Trifolium pratense cultivar HEN17-A07 linkage group LG7, ARS_RC_1.1, whole genome shotgun sequence, a genomic segment contains:
- the LOC123895615 gene encoding uncharacterized protein At4g15545-like: MLVAESSGPSLDIPEELLQVLPSDPFEQLDVARKITSIALSTRVNTLQSEASALRAELAEKDGLIDELQAQVEPLHAALSEAADKLALAEQDKEKLLKENASLSSTVRKLTRDVSKLEVFRKALMQSLQEDDDKSGGSPKIAAMLNSQASITSTSQLGDEDAAPLPPSRSSPMRTNTSDAGNSSVEDRESNGGKSQVSSSYNILLASRTTTPHISPPGSPPTVSASVTPTRTSKPASPRRHAVSLQIDRSSMFSSTGSMSSVGAGSHTGRTRVDGKEFFRQVRSRLSYEQFGAFLANVKELNSHKQTKEDTLKKADEIFGPENKDLYTIFEGLITRNVH, from the exons ATGTTGGTGGCTGAATCGAGTGGTCCGAGCCTTGATATTCCCGAGGAGTTACTGCAAGTTCTACCGTCCGATCCATTCGAACAACTCGATGTGGCACGCAAAATCACCTCCATTGCACTTTCGACACGTGTCAACACTCTCCAATCAGAAGCTTCGGCTCTCCGCGCCGAACTTGCCGAGAAAGACGGGCTCATCGATGAGCTTCAGGCTCAGGTTGAGCCTCTTCACGCTGCACTTTCTGAAGCCGCTGATAAGCTTGCACTCGCTGAACAAGATAAG GAGAAGTTGTTGAAGGAGAATGCTTCACTTTCTAGCACAGTGAGAAAGCTTACTAGAGATGTCTCTAAG TTGGAAGTTTTCAGAAAGGCGCTTATGCAATCACTTCAAGAAGATGATGACAAATCT GGAGGATCACCCAAAATTGCGGCTATGTTAAATAGTCAGGCAAGTATAACTTCCACATCACAGCTTGGAG ATGAAGATGCTGCTCCATTGCCACCTTCTCGATCATCTCCAATGCGAACCAATACTTCTGATGCAGGAAATTCTTCCGTAGAGGATCGTGAATCTAATG GTGGAAAATCTCAAGTATCATCATCATATAACATTCTGTTAGCATCTCGAACTACGACCCCTCACATTAGTCCTCCTGGTTCCCCTCCTACTGTTTCTGCATCTGTTACACCAACGAGAACATCTAAACCGGCGTCTCCAAGGCGTCATGCGGTTTCCTTACAAATTGACAGGTCTTCAATGTTTTCCTCAACTGGTTCAATGTCTAGCGTTGGCGCAGGGTCACACACCG GACGAACACGGGTAGATGGAAAGGAGTTCTTTCGCCAAGTCAG GAGCCGTTTGTCTTACGAGCAGTTTGGTGCATTTTTAGCAAATGTTAAGGAATTGAATTCCCATAAGCAAACAAAAGAG GATACACTAAAGAAAGCTGATGAGATCTTTGGGCCTGAAAACAAAGACCTCTATACTATATTTGAAGGATTGATTACTCGTAATGTCCACTAA
- the LOC123896321 gene encoding receptor-like cytosolic serine/threonine-protein kinase RBK2 — MSDVAREPPPSQPSSSSNDVQKLERKQIDRVTSRTRRPRPGFSDSFSTIDFGNLEIDEGNQSDQYSPRSQESDTPSSRASTSDSEGGPRGNNQWRGFFKLLKKGSEKPFQTFHPLKNVPKLTRRKSKRIREDLIPSLNSPALQSSFDAEFCCFKSSWKNFTIAEIQAATNNFSHANLLGEGGYAEVYLGKLEDGNFVAIKKLTKGSQEEMTADFLSELGIIVHVDHPNIARLIGYGVEGGMFLVLQLSPHGSLSSLLYGPREKLNWSLRYKIVLGTAEGLRYLHEGCQRRIIHKDIKASNILLSEDFEPQISDFGLAKWLPDQWTHHTVSKVEGTFGYLPPEFFMHGIVDEKTDVFAYGVLLLELITGRQALDSSQKSLVMWAKPLLSSNNIKELVDPILQGAYDEEQMKLVILTASMCIDQASIQRPHMSEVLQILRGEEEGKKILKERQNSKLHRTYSEELFDAEDYNSTKLLSGERDRHMETILGSNNLN; from the exons ATGAGCGATGTAGCACGAGAACCACCACCATCACAACCTTCTTCCTCAAG CAATGACGTTCAAAAGttagaaagaaaacaaatagaTAGAGTTACTTCAAGAACCAGACGACCACGACCTGGATTTTCTGATTCTTTTTCTACCATTG ATTTTGGAAATTTAGAGATAGATGAAGGAAACCAGTCTGATCAGTATTCTCCAAGAAGTCAAGAATCTGATACACCAAGTTCAAGAGCAAGCACTTCTGATTCTGAGGGAGGTCCAAGAGGAAATAATCAGTGGCGTGGTTTCTTTAAACTACTGAAGAAAGGATCGGAAAAGCCTTTTCAAACCTTTCATCCATTGAAAAATGTTCCGAAACTTACTAGAAGAAAAAGCAAAAGAATTAGGGAGGATCTTATCCCTTCTCTCAATTCTCCAGCTCTTCAGTCTTCTTTTGACGCCGAGTTTTGCTGCTTCAAATCTTCATGGAAGAATTTCACTATCGCAGAAATTCAAGCCGCAACCAATAACTTTAGCCATG ctAATTTGCTTGGTGAGGGAGGATATGCTGAGGTTTACTTAGGTAAATTGGAAGATGGAAACTTTGTTGCCATTAAAAAGTTGACAAAAGGTAGCCAAGAAGAAATGACTGCAGATTTTTTGTCTGAGCTTGGCATTATAGTGCATGTGGATCACCCCAATATTGCTAGATTGATTGGATATGGTGTTGAAGGTGGAATGTTTCTTGTTCTTCAATTGTCTCCTCATGGAAGCTTGTCGTCCTTACTTTATG GACCTAGAGAGAAATTGAATTGGAGCCTTAGATATAAGATTGTTTTGGGGACTGCTGAGGGTCTTCGCTATCTGCACGAGGGATGTCAAAGAAGGATTATTCACAAAGATATCAAGGCTTCTAATATTCTGCTCTCGGAGGATTTTGAGCCTCAG ATATCTGATTTTGGGCTTGCAAAGTGGTTACCTGATCAATGGACTCACCATACTGTTTCCAAAGTGGAAGGCACATTTGG CTACCTTCCTCCTGAATTCTTCATGCATGGTATAGTAGATGAAAAGACTGATGTTTTTGCTTATGGTGTACTATTATTGGAGCTTATTACTGGAAGACAAGCTTTAGATAGTTCACAAAAAAGTCTGGTGATGTGG GCAAAACCTTTGCTATCTAGTAATAACATCAAAGAGCTAGTTGATCCAATTTTGCAAGGTGCTTATGATGAAGAACAGATGAAACTTGTAATCTTAACAGCTTCTATGTGTATAGACCAGGCCTCGATACAGCGACCACATATGAGTGAG GTCTTACAGATACTAAGAGGTGAAGAAGAGGGCAAGAAAATCTTGAAAGAAAGGCAAAACTCAAAACTTCATAGGACATACTCTGAAGAACTATTTGATGCAGAAGATTACAACTCAACAAAGTTATTAAGCGGCGAGAGGGATCGACACATGGAGACAATTTTAGGCTCCAATAATCTAAATTAG
- the LOC123895616 gene encoding probable prolyl 4-hydroxylase 4: protein MSVIFRVWCLIIPLLLISKFHQAFSSYAGSTSAIIDPTKVKQVSWKPRAFVYKGFLTDLECDHLISIAKSELKRSAVADNLSGESKLSEVRTSSGMFISKNKDAIVSGIEDKIASWTFLPKENGEDIQVLRYEHGQKYDPHFDYFADKVNIARGGHRVATVLMYLTNVTKGGETVFPNAELEESHRHKLSETIEDLSECAKKGIAVKPRRGDALLFFSLHPNAIPDTLSLHAGCPVIEGEKWSATKWIHVDSFDKTVGAGGDCIDQHESCERWAALGECTKNPEYMVGSAGLPGYCRKSCKTC from the exons atgagtgTAATTTTTAGGGTTTGGTGTTTGATAATTCCATTGTTATTGATTTCCAAATTCCATCAAGCATTCAGCTCCTACGCAGGTTCAACCAGTGCGATCATCGATCCTACTAAGGTGAAACAAGTTTCATGGAAACCAAG AGCTTTTGTTTACAAAGGTTTCTTGACGGATTTGGAATGCGATCATTTGATTTCGATAGCGAAATCGGAGCTAAAGAGATCTGCAGTGGCGGATAATTTGTCCGGTGAGAGCAAATTGAGCGAAGTCAGAACTAGCTCTGGCATGTTCATTTCTAAGAATAAG GATGCCATTGTTTCTGGTATTGAAGACAAGATTGCATCATGGACTTTTCTTCCGAAAG AAAATGGTGAAGACATACAAGTATTAAGATATGAGCACGGGCAGAAATATGACCCACATTTTGATTACTTTGCTGATAAAGTTAATATAGCTCGGGGTGGACACCGGGTCGCCACTGTTCTCATGTATCTCACTAATGTGACCAAAGGTGGTGAAACAGTGTTCCCTAATGCAGAG TTAGAGGAATCTCACCGTCATAAACTGTCTGAAACAATTGAGGATCTCTCTGAGTGTGCCAAAAAAGGAATAGCAG TGAAACCACGAAGAGGAGATGCACTTCTATTCTTTAGTCTCCACCCAAATGCCATTCCAGACACTCTCAGTCTTCATGCAGGATGCCCTGTAATCGAAGGAGAGAAATGGTCTGCAACGAAGTGGATTCATGTGGACTCATTTGATAAGACGGTGGGAGCTGGAGGAGACTGCATTGATCAGCATGAAAGCTGCGAACGATGGGCTGCCCTTGGAGAATGCACTAAGAATCCTGAATATATGGTTGGATCTGCAGGCCTTCCTGGCTACTGTAGGAAAAGTTGCAAGACATGTTAG
- the LOC123895618 gene encoding histidine-containing phosphotransfer protein 1 translates to MEVGQMQRQWMGYMKSLFMEGFLDGQFLQLQQLQDENNPEFVVEVVSLFFEDSERILKDLSFAVDQQSVDFKKIDAHVHQFKGSSASIGAQRVKNACIAFRNFCEEQNIDACRSCLQQVKQEYIHVKNKLETLLRLEQQIVAAGGSIPMMEWN, encoded by the exons ATGGAAGTGGGTCAGATGCAGAGACAGTGGATGGGCTACATGAAATCCTTGTTCATGGag GGTTTCTTGGATGGTCaatttcttcaacttcaacagCTGCAAGATGAGAATAACCCTGAATTTGTTGTTGAAGTTGTTTCTCTTTTCTTTGAAGATTCTGAGAGGATTCTCAAAGATCTGTCTTTTGCTGT GGATCAACAAAGTGTTGACTTCAAAAAAATTGATGCTCATGTTCACCAGTTTAAGGGTAGCAGTGCAAG CATAGGCGCACAAAGGGTGAAAAATGCATGCATTGCTTTTCGCAACTTTTGTGAGGAACAAAACATAGATGC TTGCCGTAGTTGTCTGCAGCAAGTGAAGCAAGAGTACATACATGTCAAGAATAAGCTTGAAACATTGTTGAGG CTTGAGCAGCAGATAGTGGCAGCTGGTGGCTCAATCCCTATGATGGAATGGAACTGA
- the LOC123895617 gene encoding uncharacterized protein LOC123895617: MFSMKFWLAFVLIISGIFGVSLNIVEGKPRRILLDTDVDTDDFFALLYLLKLNRSEFKLEGVTVNANAWTNAGHAVNQIYDLLYMMGRDDIAVGVGGEGGILPNGTILPNVGGYLPIIDQGMATAGDCRYRQAIPVGFGGRLDVDTNLGIRKAFLPQGKRKYTPLRQPTAQQVLIDKISAGPITLIVTGGHTNLAIFLMNNPHLKKNVEHFYIMGGGVRSKNPTGCCPKNASSSCIPSKCGDIGNLFANFNANPYAEFNIFGDPFAAYQVIHSGIPVTLVPLDATNTIPISEEFFDEFEKNQDTYEAQYCFKSLKMTRDTWFDNNFYTSYFMWDSFTSGVAVSIMKNSNRNNGENEFAEMEYMNITVITSNKPYGISDGSNPLFDGLRVPKFNLKKGGVHSGHIQQGLTDPFCFVKNGKGRCQDGYTKELNGQDSVKVLVATKAMPNKDKKSSLDREYFKSFLNVLKQPQHSGRFNFTTQFPYYEKVTYKPDFKNMILGKSIVFDMDMSAGDFLSLFYLLKVPVEVINLKAIIVSPTGWANAATIDVIYDLLHMMGRDDIKVGIGEFFAMNQSNPSVPPVGDCKYVKAIPNGNGGFLDSDTLFGLARDLPRSPRRYTAENSIKFGAPRDTDHPELRQLRAMEIWESILQTLKPGSKITVLTNGPLTNLAKIVSVKNISSRIQEVYVVGGHISRNDNDKGNVFSVPSNKYAEFNMFLDPLAAKTVFESEVNITLVPLSIQQKTSSFSSTLRWLSRTEKTPEAVFSKRLLSRLHRLKKTHHRYQHMNTFLGEILGAVVLANGHSSLDAKFESKSVKVLAEGDESTDGKMVVDEKHGKLVRVLRHVDAKTYHEIYTKKLGDPNQSAKIGSFKEQKRKWSQPHDRN, translated from the exons ATGTTTTCAATGAAGTTTTGGCTAGCTTTTGTGTTGATCATATCAGGAATTTTTGGAGTTTCTTTGAATATTGTTGAAGGAAAGCCGCGTAGGATTCTTTTGGATACAGATGTTGATACCGATGATTTCTTTGCTTTACTATATCTTTTGAAGCTCAACAGATCAGAGTTTAAATTAGAG GGAGTTACTGTGAATGCAAATGCTTGGACTAATGCTGGACATGCTGTGAATCAAATTTATGACTTACTTTACATGATGGGAAGAGATGACATAGCAGTTGGAGTGGGAGGTGAAGGTGGAATACTCCCAAATGGTACCATACTTCCAAATGTTGGTGGATACCTTCCAATTATAGACCAA GGAATGGCAACAGCAGGTGATTGCAGATACAGGCAAGCCATACCTGTTGGTTTTGGAGGTCGTTTGGATGTCGATACTAACCTCGGCATCCGCAAAGCTTTCCTTCCACAG GGGAAAAGAAAATATACTCCGCTACGACAACCAACTGCTCAGCAAGTGCTGATTGACAAAATATCTGCAGGTCCTATAACTCTCATTGTGACTGGAGGACATACAAATTTAGCCATTTTCCTTATGAATAATCCACACCTAAAGAAAAATGTGGAACATTTTTACATCATGGGTGGTGGTGTAAGGTCGAAAAACCCTACTGGTTGTTGCCCCAAAAATGCTTCCTCTTCTTGCATACCAAGCAAGTGTGGTGACATTGGAAATTTGTTCGCAAATTTTAATGCAAACCCTTATGCAGAGTTCAACATATTTGGAGATCCTTTTGCAGCATACCAG GTGATTCATTCTGGTATCCCGGTTACCCTTGTTCCTCTTGATGCAACAAACACGATTCCCATCAGTGAAGAATTCTTTGATGAATTTGAAAAGAATCAAGACACATATGAGGCACAATATTGTTTCAAGTCCTTGAAAATGACTCGTGATACTTGGtttgacaataatttttatacg AGTTATTTTATGTGGGACTCTTTCACAAGTGGTGTAGCAGTTTCAATCATGAAGAACTCTAATAGAAACAATGGGGAAAATGAATTTGCTGAAATGGAGTATATGAACATAACTGTGATTACTTCAAACAAACCTTATGGTATATCTGATGGCTCCAATCCCTTATTTGATGGCCTCAGAGTTCCTAAATTCAATCTTAAGAAAGGTGGTGTACATAGTGGTCATATTCAACAAGGACTAACAGATCCATTTTGCTTTGTCAAGAATGGCAAAGGAAGATGTCAG GATGGCTATACAAAAGAGTTGAATGGTCAAGACTCAGTGAAGGTTCTTGTAGCTACAAAAGCAATGCCTAACAAGGATAAAAAGAGCTCACTTGATAGAGAATATTTCAAAAGCTTCTTAAAT GTTCTAAAGCAACCACAACATAGTGGGAGATTCAATTTCACTACACAGTTTCCTTACTATGAAAAAGTAACTTACAAGCCAGATTTTAAGAACATGATACTAGGAAAATCTATTGTGTTTGACATGGACATGAGTGCCGGGGATTTTCTATCTCTATTTTACCTCCTTAAAGTTCCTGTTGAAGTTATCAATCTTAag GCAATCATTGTAAGTCCAACTGGGTGGGCAAATGCAGCAACAATAGATGTAATCTATGACTTACTGCACATGATGGGTCGTGATGATATCAAAGTTGGTATTGGTGAATTTTTTGCAATGAACCAATCAAACCCAAGTGTTCCACCAGTTGGTGACTGCAAGTATGTTAAAGCCATTCCTAATGGAAATGGTGGGTTTCTTGACTCTGACACTCTCTTTGGACTTGCTCGAGATTTGCCTCGTAGCCCTAGAAG gTACACAGCAGAAAACTCTATCAAGTTTGGAGCACCTAGAGATACTGATCACCCTGAACTCAGACAACTGCGAGCTATGGAGATTTGGGAGTCTATATTGCAAACACTGAAACCAGGGTCTAAGATTACAGTATTAACCAATGGACCCTTGACTAATTTAGCAAAGATTGTATCAGTTAAAAACATAAGCTCTAGAATTCAG GAGGTATATGTAGTGGGAGGACATATCAGCAGGAATGACAATGACAAGGGAAATGTCTTTTCTGTTCCTTCCAACAAGTATGCAGAATTCAATATGTTCTTGGATCCTTTAGCAGCAAAGACGGTGTTTGAATCGGAAGTTAACATCACACTTGTTCCACTTAGTATCCAGCAAAAAACAAGTTCTTTTTCGAGTACTTTAAGATGGCTCAGTAGGACAGAAAAAACGCCTGAAGCGGTATTTTCCAAGCGTCTTCTGTCAAGGCTTCATCGTTTGAAGAAAACTCACCACAGATATCAACATATG AACACATTCTTGGGGGAAATTCTAGGTGCTGTTGTCCTAGCTAATGGCCATTCAAGTCTTGATGCAAAATTTGAGTCCAAATCTGTGAAAGTTTTAGCAGAAGGGGATGAATCTACTGATGGAAAAATGGTAGTAGATGAGAAACATGGAAAATTAGTGAGAGTTTTAAGGCATGTTGATGCAAAGACCTATCATGAGATATATACAAAGAAGCTAGGTGATCCTAACCAATCAGCTAAGATTGGAAGCTTCAAAGAACAAAAGAGGAAATGGAGTCAACCACATgatagaaattaa